The segment ATGATCAAGAGCTTTATTTTCCGATGTGTTTGGTTTAATGTGGAACAATTTTACAACGAAGAATCTCagtagtgttttttttttttttttttttagtattttggtatagtacatgtagtatgtccAGTACATTGCCCAGGTCTCACTTGCATGAAATGAAGGTGTCCGTACAACTTCTACAGTGTATGTACACACTAATTCCACACTACCCCatatataatgttttgtttagCTGGCCAGAGTCTGCGATTTAGCTATGTCTCTATTATGAATTTTGACAATTCAATGGTAAACGAATATCATTATTGAAATAAGttacaaacaaaatatgaagaaaatagtttcatttaaataaaacagaatctCATATCTTTGGGTATATAGATTGAGCTGTCTGTAAACTTTCCAaacttctccagaaccactggccatatttcaaccaaattttgcaCATAACATCCCTAGTTacaggggattcaagtttgtttaaataaatggcCACGCCCTCCTTCAAAGGGAGATatctaagaattattttttaaaaagttggtattttaaaaaaaatcttttcaaaagaaaaagcTGTCATTTGTGTTAAATTATCCTCGGGTAGTGAACATTCAATGCCCTCTTGGGTATAATGTATGAGTGGGGCCACAACTGGGGGGTGGGGTGGATATTTTCTCTTTCAATATCGATTTCAtctgtattctttttttgtatttacGTAATCCTATTaagcagctacgatcttgaacgcactAATCGTATCcgttataatgaattttaacatgtatataatatttccTCTTTTAATTATTAACTGCGTCGATGTAATGCGTCTTCCgttgaatatttccaacttcaTCAAGCGGCTAAAAGCCTAGCGGTCCGTGACCAATTGATACTATAATagtaaactacatgtacgaCCTATACCTAGctatatgtttctaattagaccctgctttgaattttgagttgaacaTTCacaatctgttttttttttaaatagataaattcggtcATCCTTTCCAGTctcccatgaacctcgagcgagtctaaacatccagtaaacaatgtaaaaatgcTACCGGTACCCGCTGCTACGATCTTCAACGCAGCCCAGACCCCAAAACGAAGTGAAAATGCAGTGACGAGCGGTAACCAGACTAATTGTTACATATCTGAATTTCCAGCACAATCTGCAGCTTAAATCAGATCAGCGATCCGCTCCTTATTTTCCTTGTGTaacgaataaataaataaggagCGGATCGAGGCAATCGTAACTTTTTTATCGGTTACGGAAAAGATCGAGCGTGATCCGAATGCGGATCGAGGATTAGTCTGGTACCCGCACCCGCCACTGCGTTTTCACTTCGTTTTACCAAATCGAAGTGAAAACGGAGTGGCGGGGGCGGGTACCAGACTaatcgaggatctgattttcAGCCAATCGCGTAACGCCTATTCATTTAATCCTTATAACAACGTTTCTCCGATGTAAACATCCGGGGTTGGGTAACATTTCTCTGATCATGCTGATCATGCTGATGTAGGTTTTATACTTCGCGTCTCAGACAAAGTGATGACAAATCTCTTTAGATGTAGAAAAATAGCGCGTTTGTTCGTTGGTGGGAATAACAGACTTTTGTTATCCTGTTATGGAAGGacattttcttcaaaacaaGTAGGAAGAGATGCTCTGAAGCTCATTAAAGAAGGTTTAGATCAGAAAGATGATATGAAATTTCTTCCACTTCACCTTGAGAAATGCTTATTCAAGCAGAGCTTTTCCAGTGCAGTTATAAAGTTCGACAAATTCTGCGTAGATGAAAATGGAATTTATCAAACCCCGGATTATGCTGGGAGTACAATCACACCTGTTGTttcatttcaatcattttttgaaagaggATATTCCTTGCTTCGGCGGTTTGTTACTGAAGGTCTTAATGAGGATGACGACGAAGGAACACGTTTAGCTTTGTTGAGTCTGTTGCAGTTTCTCACAAGAAAAGGTACTGTGAATGCATGACATTTTCACAAGATGTTCAAACAATTGCAAGCACATTGGGGCAGTATTAGCACAGGTGTTcgaatttttattaataaagcaaaataaacttatttaaGTCTTTATTGACTGACTCATGTGCTATTCCAAAGCACAGCGAACAGATGGCTATGCTTACTCATAGTTTTTGGGCTTTATTGATGAAAATTCGAACTCCTGTGCCATTAGTTATCAAATTAAACAGATCTGAAAATAATTCACcaaaaatgtgcatttttttgCGCAGTTGCAATCAAAGTTCTGAGAGTTTTTTGGACaatgtatattctttttttgaaaatgaacagGCGATAGCTTTTGTACACTTTTCTTTGCAAGCTCTCATATTTTAATTCTGGAAAACATACACACAGTTTAATTGGAACCAAAGATGGTCTAAGCTTCAACCCATCTTTGACTCTCATTTGCCTACATTTTCATATAAGACCTTATTTTTCCATATTTTGAAGGTCAGTGCATGCATCTTTCACAAAAATAATCAGCGCTTACTCgttaatatatcatttttccaactttttttaaaaatgggttTAAATTATGTGTATCACCAACCGGATTTTAGTAAATTTCCTGGCTTTAACACAGTGTGTTAAAGCATAAAGCATATCTAATGATAAGTAGATCATAACTCTTAGAGGTCATCCctacttccccccccccccccccccccccaagaaacCAGTAATgatcaaatattttgtaaatggtTAAGATCCCCTCCCCTAAACGATATATCTTCTTGTTCCCATGCTGTGTCAAGGCACATCTAATGATAAGTAGATCACGACTCCCCATCTCCCTAGGAACCAGAACTGATCAGATATCTTGAAAATGTCTGGAAGCTTGGAtacaagtttgttaaaatcattatccCCAGGGGAGGTTGGGACCACAaagggaggggggtgtcaaattATTACGTAtgtatagagagagagagagagagagagagagagagagagagagagagagagagagagagagagagagagaattaaactatttgaccagaaaagctgaatttcatgtggaagcattctcaggtagtgtagattcaaatttattCAGATCATGATCCCTTGGGATAAAGGAGGCcacaatgtttatatatatatatatatatagagagagagagagagagagagagagagagagagagagagagagagaatctttaaaaatattatcaaaaaacCGTTTGggcagaaaagctgaaacttgtttggaagcatcctcaggttgtttaaattaaaatttgttcaaataatgatcACAAGGGTAAGGTATAAGCCACTGCTGAATTAAATTTGACATAGATTTTGATACctagaaaaaaatcatctagaatctttacatattttgctttttttgagAGATATCACTTATATGACTTTATAAACATTTTGGATCAAAACTATGTCAGCAGGCCATTGTTGCGTAGGTGAGTGaggtggcccctgggcctcttgtttagttTGATATTTAAACATATCATGTGTGTGGTTCTGTTCTACATCTTATTACATGTCTGTTAAACAAGtaattatgatatatatcaCACTAcataaaaatgtcataaatgCCATAAAAAAAGATTAGTTTTTCACATTTGCCTTCTAATGTAAAAATCTTTGTTCCAAATTTTTTGTATAGATCAATACTGAAGAAAAATGTTTGTCCACTgctggtattttttaaatttcaggtTACCATGAATCTTGTCTTAAAAGTCAAAACACTGATTGGCCCTATGAAAAACTTGAAGCAACTGAAGCATACTCAGCTGTTTTGTTGACCATTCATTTGTTATCGCAGTTGGTTACTGGCAACGATTACATCATCAGTTCGGATTATTCCTTCAAACCATTTTTCTGTCCTTGCTCAAAAGACTGTGGAAAGAGAGTAAATTATGGTCCAACAGGATTAGGTTTGTTACATAATTTCCTTTCAAGTCAATCAGTTATCGCAAATCTGACATGTTaatgcgggttatgtatttttctgcaatgctagctaccttcatacccacatgaagCACCAAAGAAAgagatttattatttaaatatcacttcttatgtattatattttaaaaaattaagaaacatgactgtaatatgatacatgtatgcatgataCAATGACTTATTGTATCAAAATAGTGATAcctataattatataatatactgTAGTTGATGCCTTGTGATGCTAAAGTGAGCTAGCTTTCATTTTTAAGTGAGTATTTTtgcttgttttttaaatatatgttgatGATTATTTGCAGGCTTTGAAAAAATATGGTATGGCCGTCCAGACATTGTTTTGCTGTCTTCTAGTTCAAATGTTGTATTTTGTGAGCGCATGCTGGAGGAAGACTCAAAAGAGCTGGATTTAGTTTCCGAAGAATTTACAATGAttgaagaaattgaaaaatcagaaataatTGAACAGACGGTGAATAGTCGCCACAGTGACCAGCAAATTGTATCACAAACAATTACTTCCTCAGTATACCAGTTCAACAAAAGTAATTTGACTTTAGTTCCCTCCCTGTTGATGACACCGTCAAGCTTCTCTATTTTTTGTTATGATCCTGTCAATGATGTTCTGCTTAGATCTAGACAAACAGGGTCACTATGGAATACTGAGAATGCATATGAATTTAACATGTCAGCAATTCTTAAAATTTGGATGGTTGTTAATCATGCAATATTCAAACCAAGTATTAATGAAAATCATTTGAAACTGTTAAGGAACAGTtctaattttcacaatttgttagCTGCAGAAGGATTATCAATGAAAGAAATGTCAGAAAAAATTCAGTTTAAATCTCACTTCAAAAACACAGATTACAAATGGGATTCAAAAAGAATTAATAATGTAGAGTTAGAACTACAGTGAAACCTCAAACACATCTACACCCCCCTTCCCCCAATGTAGCAACTGATTACATGGCTATACAAATCATGTAGTGTTTAAcattaaatattcatacattttcacGTACTGTCTGCAAAatcataatcatttaatttattgCAATATGTAAATGTTAAAACCCAAAATGATGTCATTATAATTTGTCCCAAGTtgtttatgcagcacattttgtttatttgattaatgtatttatttatttattagacttcaaaatatattcatttatcaatagtattgcaaaattttcaatagtattgcaaaattttcaatagtattgcaaaattttcaacattttctcttTGAAACCCTATTCAGTCATTCAGGACTCTTGCATTATTCTGAAATCATGCATCAAAAGCACTTTTAAACAGTTATTTTGATGTTTCCAATGCAAAATCCTATTTATAAGGTCACTTGAGCTGAAGGCTAaggtgagcttttctgatcaaatttaTCTGTTGAATGTAGATGTCGTCCTTGTCatgataaatttatataattatcatcattttaTCTAGAGCTACCAGCTCATTTCAACCAGGCTTGATTAAGCTTCATTGGGCCAAAggaattcaaattaaaatcattatcatgattttttttgtggGAAGGGGGGTGGTTGagacaattttaaagaattaaaataaatgaaaatctagtaaaatgtttttcagaGTTGTGCCAGTTGGCTATTATTGCTAAGGTGAGCAATGTGTCCCCAGCGTTTCTTGTTCCATAGCTGCATTTATAACCAGGCTAGAGTTTGATGTTGGACCTTTTAATACAGTCTAATGAGTGAATATTATTTAAAGCctaattatttctaaaaatcaaataaatgagaAGAATGTACTGCATAGACAACTTGGGACAGagtttatagatatattttggtttttttttctaaaacatcatattgttacattgtatatatagtaAGTCACCAAATGAATTGTGTACATTCCAGGTATATTTCTCTGTAGAGAAGAGTACAGACATAACCCTCAATCACTTATAATTGCAGACCcttaattttttgtattctgaaacatgtaaatgtttGGCCTGCTTGCTGACTAACCAATATTTTCacatattttcatgatttattgtaCGTAACAGACATATTCATGCAGAGCTTTTCATTGTAAATGTACCCATGTAACAAGTTGTGTGATTGTAATATTTGTTAACCAGGTTTAATGGATGTATGGAtattaaagttaataaatattttttttcacaagcaTTATTATGATGCatattacatgtgtataatatttgtacctgaaacaaaatcaaaagtaagGTCAGGCATGCTTTGGATTTCATTGCCCAGTGTTTTGCACAGCAGTGTAATACTTTACGAAGTTaattactgtttaaaaaaaatgtttttgaattcttttatcaaataaaacatttcaacaaatatcactgaacaattttattttttaaaagaaattgttgctttatcaaacaattttaaattaataggTAAGAGGATGCTTTTTTGAGCTCTTTAGCTCACCGAGGCGAAGTTGgaggagcttatgctataccctccgCCTCGGTGTTTAgagatgttaaagtttttggagcaggtcatGTATCTAAGTTATAGCTTGTCCTACCTTCACCGATTtgaaacttgcatggatggtgcatcttgaTATACTTATGAACTTGACAGACTTCAATACTGAATCTGTTtgatgcatcttatgataccTGTAaacttgacaggcttgaatgctaaatcagagccatagggtttcggatgctggaggaggttaatgtttttggagcaggtgccttTTGATGATAATAtctattacaggtcctaacttcttcaaacttgcatggatggtgcgtcttatcaAACATATACACATGACGGACTTAAATACTGCATGAATCTGAGCCGTAGGTTTGAGATGCCGGAGGAGctaggttaaagtttttggagtaGATACCCTTTTATGACCATATATATGTTACTGCTGGtcaaaaaatgcatcaaatatgcatggatggtgcatctcaGACACATACCTAACTttcaggcttgaatgctgaatctgaatcACAGATTCTGAATGCAAGAGGAGGTAAAGATTTTTGAGCAGGTACGCTCCAATGGCCATATATAAGTTATTATATGTCCTGTTGTTACTAAACTTGGATGGAtggtgcattttataaaactaaGCTTAAGCACTCCACATTCTTTAATGTTAGACTTGAGCCAAATGTTTCAGATGCTAGAAgaagttaatttttttggaGCTGGTcacatgtttatgtaaataattatatttattctgAATTCAAATCATTATgcaacaattaaaattaaaatgacgaACTCTATGATGTATCGTCTGCAAATtccgcactttgaaaaaaaaatttcagtgcGTTGAATTTGGgaccaagttaacccactttgaaattttttttgaaagtgcgttatgaaggtacatgtacGTCAACATTATTTAGTATCGAAACActtaacgcactttaaaaaaatatgtatgaatcacaaattttaaatcctaatttgttgatagtgtgatgatttgttaacactgaTTAATCTAATTTACCGTCTTTGAGAACGAGGATTGTTGGGGCGGTGAGGTCAATTACCAGCATATCATTTAATTTGATTGATTACAGGATGAAGGTCCCCTAACCCTCTGTTTTCCTTTCAAAACATATCTATTCAGCAACTCATCCTCTTTTcaaattctaatcaaataaatcacttcattataaaaaaaacacaggtacattgacaaacattaaattattatgattttaaaaataagcattaCCAGATTAGAAGTAAGTATGCTGCATACACAAAACaggaaaatgcagttgctaagcgatgCAGTACTTATGGCATGTTACAatgtttttaaaggaatttttcaGCTACAATTAACAAGATTTAAGGTGAAATTAATCTGTTGCCTTAAATGCATACACAATATTCgccatttttgtgacgtcataaaaaaGTTACCATCGCTAACAGAGCTCTAGATCGTCTGCAGAAATGTCTACCTATGATAAATTTTATCGGCAAACATTGGTACCGTTGGCATACCGATGGTAAAAAAATTTACCAGTGGTAACTTTTGTCTGCCAACGGCAATACTCTGAACGCACCCAATTAGACCTCTGTTAGCGATGGTAACTTTTTTaagacgtcacaaaaatgccgGATTTTGTGTATGCATTGAAGGAAACAGATTTCACGGCTTTTTCACTTGAAATCTTTTTGTAGCTGAACAATTCATTATTAGCATTGTAACATGCCCTAAGTAcaactaaataaaattaatttctttccGTGTATGTAGGCAAGTTGCAAATGAGTGGGGACATTGGTTGGAATATGAATGCCATCTAAAGCAcccaaaacattttgaaattgaaagtgTTCGAAAATTTGTTGCTTATGATGTAGgccttaaggtcaagatc is part of the Magallana gigas chromosome 3, xbMagGiga1.1, whole genome shotgun sequence genome and harbors:
- the LOC105325463 gene encoding uncharacterized protein, coding for MTNLFRCRKIARLFVGGNNRLLLSCYGRTFSSKQVGRDALKLIKEGLDQKDDMKFLPLHLEKCLFKQSFSSAVIKFDKFCVDENGIYQTPDYAGSTITPVVSFQSFFERGYSLLRRFVTEGLNEDDDEGTRLALLSLLQFLTRKGYHESCLKSQNTDWPYEKLEATEAYSAVLLTIHLLSQLVTGNDYIISSDYSFKPFFCPCSKDCGKRVNYGPTGLGFEKIWYGRPDIVLLSSSSNVVFCERMLEEDSKELDLVSEEFTMIEEIEKSEIIEQTVNSRHSDQQIVSQTITSSVYQFNKSNLTLVPSLLMTPSSFSIFCYDPVNDVLLRSRQTGSLWNTENAYEFNMSAILKIWMVVNHAIFKPSINENHLKLLRNSSNFHNLLAAEGLSMKEMSEKIQFKSHFKNTDYKWDSKRINNVELELQ